A genome region from Streptomyces pratensis includes the following:
- a CDS encoding DUF3046 domain-containing protein, whose protein sequence is MRLTIFWERMADHFGEAYADSFARDHVMAELGGRTVHGALDAGWEAKDVWRAVCAAVGVPPDKR, encoded by the coding sequence ATGCGGTTGACGATTTTCTGGGAACGGATGGCGGATCACTTCGGCGAGGCGTACGCCGACTCCTTCGCGCGCGATCACGTCATGGCGGAGCTCGGCGGCCGGACGGTGCACGGCGCCCTGGACGCGGGCTGGGAGGCCAAGGACGTCTGGCGCGCGGTCTGCGCCGCGGTCGGTGTGCCCCCGGACAAGCGCTGA
- a CDS encoding AzlC family ABC transporter permease gives MAEQTASPQSPGAPVVRSAGPEKPDSAVVRDSLGVGIAVGLSGFAFGVTSAGSGLTLLQTCALSLLVFTGASQFALVGALAAGGNPYTAAAGAFFLGIRNAFYGLRLSQLLALPPVLRPLAAQWVIDETTAVTLSQPTRRAARIGFTVTGFTLYALWNLTTLAGALGAEALGDTDAWGLDAAGPAVFLALLAPMLKSTTERVTAGLAVLLVLGFLPVLPAGAPVLVSALAAPVVLFMKGRGRSTTDESVTEGTTPEEYR, from the coding sequence GTGGCAGAACAGACAGCATCCCCTCAGAGCCCCGGCGCCCCCGTCGTGCGGAGCGCGGGTCCGGAGAAGCCGGACTCCGCCGTCGTCCGGGACTCACTCGGCGTGGGCATAGCCGTGGGTCTCTCCGGATTCGCCTTCGGCGTGACCTCGGCAGGCTCCGGACTGACCCTCCTCCAGACCTGCGCGTTGAGCCTCCTCGTCTTCACCGGCGCCTCCCAGTTCGCACTCGTGGGCGCCCTCGCTGCCGGAGGAAACCCCTACACCGCGGCGGCCGGAGCGTTCTTCCTGGGTATCCGCAACGCGTTCTACGGGCTACGGCTGTCGCAGCTCCTCGCCCTGCCGCCCGTACTGCGTCCCCTCGCAGCCCAGTGGGTCATCGACGAGACGACCGCCGTCACCCTCTCCCAGCCCACCAGGCGTGCCGCGCGCATCGGATTCACCGTCACCGGGTTCACCCTCTACGCCCTGTGGAACCTGACCACACTGGCCGGCGCGCTCGGGGCCGAGGCGCTCGGTGACACCGACGCCTGGGGGCTGGACGCGGCCGGTCCCGCGGTGTTCCTCGCCCTCCTCGCGCCGATGCTGAAGAGCACCACCGAGCGCGTCACAGCGGGGCTAGCCGTCCTGCTGGTGCTCGGTTTCCTTCCGGTGCTGCCTGCGGGCGCGCCCGTACTCGTGTCCGCGCTGGCAGCCCCGGTCGTCCTGTTCATGAAGGGCCGCGGCAGGAGCACCACGGACGAAAGCGTCACCGAAGGCACGACGCCCGAGGAGTACCGATGA
- a CDS encoding AI-2E family transporter: MPGWLPRAMVMALALYGCFQLGSWAFYQLIGLLTNVLIAFFLALAIEPAVSRMAGRGIRRGLATFLVFLAVLVAGVGFVVLLGSMLAGQIVDMVEEFPKYLDSVINWVNQTFRTELSRVEVQDSLLHSDWLQKYVQNSATGVLDVSTTVLGGLFRLLMIFLFSFYFAADGPRLRRALCSVLPPSRQTEVLRAWEIAVDKTGGYIYSRGLMALISGAAHYVLLVVLGVPYAPALAVWVGLVSQFIPTIGTYLAGALPMLIAFTVDPWYALWVLGFVVVYQQFENYVLQPKLTSKTVDIHPAVAFGSVVAGTALMGAVGALIAIPAVATLQAFLGAYVKRYDVMDDPRVQGGHRWQRGEPVLSRIRRAVRGGGDGAGTAGGSR, from the coding sequence ATGCCCGGCTGGCTGCCGCGTGCGATGGTCATGGCGCTGGCGCTCTACGGGTGCTTCCAACTGGGCAGCTGGGCCTTCTACCAGCTCATCGGGCTGCTGACCAACGTCCTCATCGCCTTCTTCCTTGCGCTCGCCATCGAGCCGGCCGTCAGCCGCATGGCTGGACGGGGGATACGCCGGGGACTCGCCACGTTCCTGGTCTTCCTGGCCGTGCTGGTCGCCGGAGTCGGTTTCGTCGTCCTGCTCGGCTCGATGCTCGCCGGCCAGATCGTCGACATGGTCGAGGAGTTCCCCAAGTACCTGGACTCGGTGATCAACTGGGTCAACCAGACCTTCCGGACGGAGCTCTCCAGGGTCGAGGTGCAGGACAGCCTGCTGCACTCCGACTGGCTCCAGAAGTACGTCCAGAACAGCGCTACAGGCGTACTCGACGTCTCCACCACCGTGCTCGGCGGCTTGTTCCGGCTTTTGATGATCTTCCTGTTCTCGTTCTACTTCGCTGCCGACGGTCCCCGCCTGCGGCGCGCTCTGTGCTCCGTACTGCCGCCCTCCCGGCAGACCGAGGTGCTGCGCGCCTGGGAGATCGCGGTCGACAAGACCGGCGGCTACATCTACTCGCGCGGACTGATGGCCCTGATCTCCGGCGCGGCGCACTACGTCCTGCTGGTGGTGCTCGGGGTGCCCTACGCACCGGCGCTCGCTGTCTGGGTCGGCCTCGTCTCGCAGTTCATCCCCACGATCGGTACGTATCTCGCGGGCGCTCTGCCCATGCTGATCGCCTTCACCGTCGACCCGTGGTACGCGCTGTGGGTTCTCGGATTCGTCGTGGTCTACCAGCAGTTCGAGAACTACGTGCTGCAGCCGAAACTCACGTCCAAGACGGTCGACATCCACCCCGCGGTCGCCTTCGGCTCGGTGGTCGCGGGCACCGCGCTCATGGGTGCCGTCGGGGCTCTCATCGCGATTCCGGCCGTCGCGACGCTTCAGGCGTTCCTGGGCGCGTATGTGAAGCGGTACGACGTGATGGACGACCCGAGGGTGCAGGGCGGCCACCGCTGGCAACGTGGCGAGCCGGTGCTGTCGAGGATCCGCCGCGCGGTGCGGGGCGGCGGGGACGGTGCGGGCACGGCCGGCGGTAGCCGGTGA
- a CDS encoding AzlD domain-containing protein, producing the protein MNIWIAIGLTAVGCYLAKLLGLLVPAGALERPLVQRLAALLPVALLAALTAQQTFDGGQALVLDARAAGLAAAALALVLRAPFLVVVGAAVVVTAVVRAVL; encoded by the coding sequence ATGAACATCTGGATCGCCATCGGGCTCACCGCCGTCGGCTGCTATCTCGCCAAGCTTCTGGGGCTCCTGGTCCCGGCCGGAGCGCTGGAACGCCCTCTTGTGCAGAGGCTGGCCGCGCTCCTGCCGGTTGCGCTGCTCGCAGCACTCACCGCCCAGCAGACCTTCGACGGCGGACAGGCGCTGGTACTGGACGCCCGGGCGGCAGGGCTGGCCGCGGCGGCGCTCGCCCTGGTCCTGCGTGCCCCCTTCCTGGTCGTCGTCGGGGCCGCCGTCGTGGTCACCGCCGTCGTCCGCGCCGTGCTCTGA
- a CDS encoding helix-turn-helix transcriptional regulator produces MAEVDPAREWARHWQYAELPDLDLLRARYVRHTFPRHSHEGFVFGTITSGVEDVGLPGGTVHAGPGTVVMINPEVPHTARAGVPEGWVYATLYPSAQVINDIAADLTSLRGSVGFTETGVRDPRAARLITEVHRAAEEGNALAADSVLRIMVARLLDRHGSVLPVRAPHSAGARDAARARAALEERMERPPTLEALAAELGTSPFALLRAFKKQYGMPPHTWLTDARVRRARRMLDGGTVPAEAAVAVGFTDQPHLNRHFTRIVGVPPGAYRRERAGSYKTGGSPAP; encoded by the coding sequence ATGGCGGAGGTGGACCCGGCTCGGGAATGGGCGAGGCACTGGCAGTACGCGGAGCTGCCCGACCTTGATCTGCTGCGTGCCCGGTACGTCCGTCACACCTTTCCGCGCCACAGTCACGAGGGCTTCGTCTTCGGCACGATCACCAGCGGCGTCGAGGACGTCGGCCTCCCCGGCGGGACCGTGCACGCGGGGCCCGGCACCGTGGTCATGATCAATCCGGAAGTGCCGCACACCGCTCGCGCCGGAGTGCCCGAGGGATGGGTGTACGCCACGCTCTACCCGTCCGCACAGGTGATCAACGACATCGCGGCCGATCTGACCAGTCTGCGCGGCTCCGTCGGATTCACCGAGACGGGCGTGAGGGACCCGCGTGCCGCCCGGCTGATCACCGAGGTCCATCGGGCGGCCGAGGAGGGAAACGCCCTGGCCGCGGACAGTGTTCTGCGCATCATGGTGGCCCGGCTGCTCGACCGCCACGGCAGCGTGCTGCCGGTCCGGGCCCCGCACTCCGCCGGTGCGCGTGACGCCGCCCGCGCGCGGGCGGCGCTGGAGGAGCGTATGGAGCGGCCGCCCACCCTGGAAGCGCTCGCGGCCGAGCTGGGCACAAGCCCCTTCGCGCTGCTGCGGGCCTTCAAGAAGCAGTACGGGATGCCCCCGCACACATGGCTCACCGATGCCCGGGTACGCCGTGCCCGGCGCATGCTCGACGGCGGGACCGTACCCGCCGAGGCAGCCGTCGCCGTCGGCTTCACCGACCAGCCCCATCTCAACCGCCACTTCACCCGGATCGTCGGGGTGCCGCCGGGCGCCTACCGGCGCGAGCGCGCAGGATCGTACAAGACCGGCGGGAGTCCCGCCCCGTAG
- a CDS encoding DEAD/DEAH box helicase: MAGSALDSFSPATRSWFAAAFDAPTAAQEGAWRAIGEGSDVLVVAPTGSGKTLAAFLASLDRLAAVPPPAEAKKRCRVLYVSPMKALAVDVERNLRSPLTGIRQESVRLGLPEPEVRVGIRSGDTPPAERRSMATKPPDILITTPESLFLMLTSSARDALAGVETVIVDEVHAVAGTKRGAHLAVSLERLDELLPRPARRIGLSATVRPVDEVARFLSPQRRVEIVQPPSTKEFDLSVVVPVEDLGELGGSPATGDEGGQAEKPSIWPHVEERIADLVQSHRSTIVFANSRRLAERLCNRLNEIAHERATGTAFEEEAGAGVPLPEAHSPAEIMAQSGAAKGAPPVLARAHHGSVSKEQRSQVEEDLKAGRLPAVVATSSLELGIDMGAVDLVIQVESPPSVASGLQRVGRAGHQVGAVSTGVVFPKYRGDLVQAAVVTERMREGAIEALRIPSNPLDVLAQQIVATVALDSWQADDLLALARRAAPFASLPESAFTAVLDMLAGRYPSDAFAELRPRVVWDRVTGTVTGRPGAQRLAVTSGGTIPDRGLFGVFLAGADPKKGGGRVGELDEEMVYESRVGDVFTLGTTSWRIEDITRDRVLVSPAPGVPGRLPFWKGDQLGRPLELGRALGAFLREIGGLSSDDARLRLLAAGLDAWAADNILSYLDEQRRACGHVPDDRTVLVERFRDELGDWRVVVHSPFGAQVHAPWALALSARLGERYGMDAQVMHADDGIVLRLPDADLMGLDLLDFDPVQADGSGADRDQGRGGADQDFPVAGYDSEQPPVGATDVVFDKGEISQVVTEQVGGSALFASRFRECAARALLLPRRSPGKRTPLWQQRQRASQLLQVASEFGSFPIVLEAVRECLQDVFDVPGLTELMGDLEARRIRLVEVTTPEPSPFARSLLFGYVAQFLYEGDSPLAERRAAALSLDSHLLAELLGQAELRELLDADVLGELEQELQWLTDDRKIKDIEGVADLLRVLGPLTDAELAERGAEPAWAPELETSRRAIRIRIGGAAHWAAVEDAGRLRDALGTALPVGVPEAFTEPVKDPLGDLLARYARTHGPFTSTQAAGRFGLGPAVTDGALQRLAASGRVVQGEFHPAGIGQEWCDATVLRRLRRRSLAALRQELEPVPPAALAGFLPQWQHLGDNSLRGIDGLARAIEQLQGSPVPASALEKLILPSRVAGYTPAMLDELTTTGEVVWAGAGALPGKDGWLSLYLADSAPLLLPPPHPLEETALHESVLTVLSGGYGLFFRQIADQVRATTHPDCGDPQLADALWDLVWSGRLTNDTLAPLRSLLGSGRTAGSTAHRARRNVPRGRYGSLTAAARPASRTGPPTVSGRWSLLPPAEPEPTHRAHALARTLLDRHGVVTRGAVQAEGVEGGFSAVYRILAAFEDSGQARRGYVVEGLGAAQFAMDGAVDRLRAASTARDRADPGSAPRALVLAAADPANAYGAALPWPESPDGAGHKPGRKAGSLVVLVDGELTLYMERGGKSLLAWPTDPGDPALRAAAEALASAARAGTLGTVTVERTNGASSLTSPLGRTLEAAGFLATPRGLRLRA, from the coding sequence ATGGCCGGTTCCGCACTCGATTCGTTCTCGCCCGCGACCCGCAGCTGGTTCGCGGCGGCCTTCGACGCGCCCACCGCCGCGCAGGAGGGTGCCTGGCGCGCCATCGGTGAGGGTTCGGACGTGCTGGTCGTCGCGCCGACCGGATCGGGCAAGACACTCGCCGCCTTCCTCGCCTCGCTGGACCGTCTGGCGGCCGTCCCGCCGCCCGCCGAGGCGAAGAAGCGCTGCCGGGTGCTGTACGTCTCACCGATGAAGGCTCTCGCCGTCGACGTGGAGCGGAATCTGCGTTCGCCGCTGACCGGTATCCGTCAGGAGTCGGTGCGCCTGGGCCTGCCCGAGCCGGAGGTGCGGGTGGGCATCCGTTCCGGCGACACACCCCCGGCCGAGCGCCGTTCGATGGCGACGAAGCCCCCGGACATCCTGATCACCACTCCGGAGTCGCTGTTCCTGATGCTCACCTCCTCCGCCCGCGATGCGCTGGCCGGGGTGGAGACGGTGATCGTGGACGAGGTGCACGCCGTCGCGGGCACCAAGCGGGGCGCCCATCTCGCTGTTTCGCTGGAGCGTCTGGACGAGCTGCTGCCCCGGCCCGCCCGGCGTATCGGGCTGTCGGCGACGGTCCGCCCGGTCGACGAGGTCGCGCGGTTCCTTTCGCCCCAGCGGAGGGTGGAGATCGTCCAGCCGCCGTCCACCAAGGAGTTCGACCTCTCCGTCGTGGTCCCCGTGGAGGATCTCGGCGAGCTGGGCGGCTCCCCCGCCACCGGTGACGAGGGCGGCCAGGCGGAGAAGCCGTCGATCTGGCCCCATGTCGAGGAGCGGATCGCCGATCTCGTCCAGTCCCACCGTTCCACGATCGTCTTCGCCAACTCCCGGCGGCTGGCGGAGCGCCTGTGCAACCGGTTGAACGAGATCGCCCACGAGCGGGCGACCGGGACCGCGTTCGAGGAGGAAGCGGGTGCCGGTGTCCCGCTGCCCGAGGCTCACTCCCCCGCCGAGATCATGGCCCAGTCCGGGGCTGCGAAAGGGGCGCCTCCCGTCCTTGCCCGGGCGCACCACGGCTCGGTGTCCAAGGAGCAGCGCTCCCAGGTCGAGGAGGACCTCAAGGCGGGCCGGCTGCCGGCCGTGGTCGCCACCTCCAGCCTGGAGCTGGGCATCGACATGGGCGCCGTCGACCTGGTGATCCAGGTCGAGTCGCCGCCGTCCGTGGCCTCGGGGCTTCAGCGGGTGGGCCGTGCAGGGCACCAGGTCGGCGCCGTGTCGACCGGTGTGGTCTTCCCGAAGTACCGCGGCGACCTGGTGCAGGCGGCCGTGGTCACCGAACGGATGCGTGAGGGCGCCATCGAGGCGCTGCGGATCCCGTCCAACCCTCTGGACGTGCTGGCCCAGCAGATCGTCGCCACGGTCGCGCTCGACAGCTGGCAGGCAGACGACCTGCTCGCCCTCGCCCGCCGGGCGGCCCCCTTCGCCTCGCTCCCGGAATCCGCGTTCACCGCCGTGCTCGACATGCTCGCCGGGCGCTATCCGTCCGACGCGTTCGCGGAGTTGCGGCCCCGTGTCGTGTGGGACCGCGTCACCGGTACGGTGACCGGCCGGCCCGGCGCGCAGCGGCTCGCCGTCACCTCGGGCGGCACCATTCCCGACCGCGGGCTGTTCGGCGTCTTCCTGGCCGGAGCGGACCCGAAGAAGGGCGGCGGACGCGTCGGCGAGCTGGACGAGGAAATGGTCTACGAGTCCAGGGTCGGTGACGTCTTCACCCTGGGCACCACGTCCTGGCGGATCGAGGACATCACCAGGGACAGGGTCCTGGTCTCGCCCGCCCCCGGTGTCCCGGGCCGGCTGCCGTTCTGGAAGGGCGACCAACTGGGCCGCCCGCTGGAGCTGGGCCGTGCACTGGGCGCGTTCCTCCGCGAGATCGGCGGACTGTCCTCCGACGACGCCAGACTCCGTCTGCTGGCAGCCGGGCTCGACGCCTGGGCGGCGGACAACATCCTGTCCTACCTCGACGAGCAGCGCAGGGCCTGCGGCCACGTCCCTGACGACCGGACCGTCCTCGTCGAGAGGTTCAGGGACGAGCTGGGCGACTGGCGGGTCGTCGTGCATTCGCCGTTCGGCGCCCAGGTGCACGCACCGTGGGCTCTCGCCCTGTCCGCCAGGCTCGGCGAGCGGTACGGCATGGACGCCCAGGTCATGCACGCGGACGACGGCATCGTGCTGCGGCTGCCCGACGCCGATCTGATGGGCCTCGACCTGCTCGACTTCGATCCGGTACAGGCGGATGGGAGCGGGGCCGACCGCGACCAGGGGCGCGGGGGCGCCGACCAGGATTTCCCCGTCGCGGGATACGACAGCGAGCAGCCCCCCGTCGGGGCAACCGACGTGGTGTTCGACAAGGGCGAGATCAGCCAGGTCGTGACAGAACAGGTCGGAGGATCGGCCCTGTTCGCCTCCCGGTTCCGCGAATGCGCCGCGCGCGCACTGCTGTTGCCCCGGCGCAGTCCGGGAAAGCGCACCCCTCTCTGGCAGCAGCGCCAACGCGCGTCCCAGCTGCTCCAGGTCGCCTCCGAGTTCGGCTCGTTCCCGATCGTCCTCGAAGCCGTCCGCGAATGCCTTCAGGACGTGTTCGACGTCCCCGGCCTCACCGAGCTGATGGGCGACCTGGAGGCGCGCCGCATCCGTCTGGTCGAGGTGACCACGCCCGAGCCGTCACCGTTCGCCCGGTCGCTCCTCTTCGGCTATGTCGCACAGTTCCTGTACGAGGGTGACTCGCCTCTCGCGGAGCGTCGTGCGGCAGCCCTCTCACTCGACTCCCATCTGCTGGCCGAGCTGCTCGGCCAGGCGGAGCTGCGCGAGCTGCTCGACGCCGATGTCCTCGGTGAACTGGAGCAGGAGCTCCAGTGGCTGACCGACGACAGGAAGATCAAGGACATCGAGGGGGTCGCCGACCTGCTGCGCGTCCTCGGCCCCCTCACCGACGCCGAACTGGCGGAACGCGGCGCGGAGCCCGCCTGGGCACCAGAGCTGGAGACGTCCCGGCGCGCTATCCGGATCCGCATCGGCGGAGCCGCTCACTGGGCAGCCGTCGAGGACGCCGGCCGGCTGCGCGACGCGCTCGGGACAGCACTTCCGGTCGGGGTTCCCGAGGCGTTCACCGAACCGGTCAAGGACCCGCTCGGCGACCTCCTCGCCCGGTACGCCCGTACGCACGGCCCGTTCACCAGCACGCAGGCGGCCGGCCGTTTCGGCCTCGGTCCCGCGGTGACGGACGGGGCTCTGCAACGGCTCGCCGCGTCGGGCCGCGTGGTGCAGGGCGAATTCCACCCTGCGGGCATCGGCCAGGAGTGGTGCGATGCCACGGTCCTGCGGCGGTTGCGCCGCCGGTCCCTCGCCGCGCTCCGCCAGGAGCTGGAGCCTGTGCCTCCCGCAGCGCTGGCCGGCTTCCTCCCCCAGTGGCAGCACCTCGGCGACAACAGCCTGCGCGGCATCGACGGACTGGCCCGCGCCATCGAGCAGTTGCAGGGCTCCCCGGTGCCCGCGTCCGCCCTGGAGAAGCTGATCCTCCCGAGCCGCGTCGCGGGCTACACCCCCGCCATGCTCGACGAGCTCACCACCACCGGCGAAGTCGTCTGGGCAGGCGCGGGTGCCCTCCCAGGAAAGGACGGCTGGCTCTCCCTCTACCTGGCGGACAGTGCGCCCCTGCTCCTCCCGCCTCCCCACCCGCTGGAGGAGACCGCACTGCACGAGTCGGTCCTCACCGTCCTTTCCGGCGGCTACGGGCTCTTCTTCCGGCAGATCGCCGATCAGGTCCGGGCCACCACCCACCCGGACTGCGGCGATCCCCAACTGGCCGACGCACTCTGGGACCTGGTCTGGTCCGGGCGTCTCACCAACGACACCCTCGCCCCACTGCGTTCGCTACTCGGCTCGGGGCGCACGGCCGGCTCCACGGCGCACCGCGCGAGGCGCAACGTGCCGCGCGGCCGTTACGGATCCCTGACCGCGGCCGCCCGCCCCGCGTCCCGCACCGGTCCGCCGACGGTGTCGGGGCGCTGGTCGCTGCTTCCCCCGGCCGAGCCCGAGCCGACCCACCGCGCGCATGCCCTGGCCCGGACGCTCCTCGACCGCCACGGTGTGGTGACCCGTGGTGCGGTGCAGGCCGAGGGCGTCGAGGGCGGGTTCTCGGCGGTCTACCGCATCCTTGCCGCGTTCGAGGACAGCGGCCAGGCCCGCCGCGGTTATGTCGTCGAGGGACTGGGCGCGGCACAGTTCGCGATGGACGGTGCCGTGGACCGGCTCAGGGCAGCCTCCACCGCACGCGACCGCGCCGACCCCGGCTCCGCTCCGCGCGCACTGGTCCTCGCGGCAGCCGATCCTGCCAACGCATACGGTGCCGCCCTGCCCTGGCCCGAGTCGCCGGACGGCGCGGGGCACAAGCCGGGGCGCAAGGCGGGCTCCCTGGTGGTTCTCGTGGACGGCGAGCTCACGCTCTACATGGAGCGCGGCGGCAAGTCCCTTCTCGCGTGGCCCACCGATCCCGGGGACCCGGCGCTCCGGGCCGCCGCCGAGGCACTCGCGTCAGCGGCCCGGGCTGGGACGCTCGGCACGGTCACGGTGGAGCGCACCAACGGCGCATCCTCCCTCACGTCCCCGCTGGGCCGCACCCTGGAAGCAGCCGGCTTCCTCGCCACACCACGCGGACTGCGGCTGCGCGCCTGA